One segment of Variovorax sp. V93 DNA contains the following:
- a CDS encoding sigma-54 interaction domain-containing protein, protein MPFPEWFGSGQNEAEFLRSVLDHVSDCLVAVDTDGRVVLINAPYCRLLGGPPEDFIGRHITDVVSAKTRLHRVARGDTTVTMMPLEVRGHQLLARQVPVYQNERIIGAVGLALFSNMAALKKAVAVAGSEDRAIHSPPTPWTVRYGPDDILGRGATMDGVRAAIERAASLSQPVLVQGETGSGKELAANAVHALSPRARRPFVWVNCASIPESLIDAELFGYEGGAFTGARTRGKPGKFELASGGTLFLDEIGDMPLSLQATLLRAVQNQEIVRVGGVSPIPIDTRVICATHRDLQMRVDAGKFRADLYYRLNVLGVHMPALREREDLDWLTEQLLERIAQREGLPSRRVPPSVRAQWRAFDWPGNVRQLEAALLRFLISGDAGLPTRPAAKLSRAGTDPREASSATTLQEHLDRERAACIRKTLAETVGDKDEAARRLGISRATLYRELRHLPSSL, encoded by the coding sequence ATGCCCTTTCCTGAATGGTTCGGTTCCGGCCAGAACGAGGCCGAGTTCCTGCGCAGCGTGCTTGACCATGTGTCCGACTGCCTTGTGGCGGTCGACACCGATGGCCGCGTGGTGCTCATCAATGCGCCCTACTGCCGCCTGCTGGGCGGCCCCCCCGAGGACTTCATCGGCAGGCACATCACTGATGTCGTGTCGGCGAAGACGCGCCTGCATCGTGTAGCGCGCGGCGACACCACTGTGACCATGATGCCGCTGGAAGTGCGAGGCCATCAGTTGCTCGCACGCCAAGTGCCGGTTTACCAGAACGAACGGATCATCGGCGCGGTCGGCTTGGCGCTGTTCTCGAACATGGCGGCGCTTAAGAAGGCAGTCGCCGTCGCCGGGAGCGAGGATCGCGCCATCCACAGCCCGCCCACGCCATGGACTGTGCGGTACGGGCCCGATGACATCCTGGGCCGGGGCGCCACCATGGATGGAGTGCGCGCGGCCATCGAACGAGCCGCATCGCTGTCGCAGCCAGTGCTTGTGCAAGGGGAGACGGGCAGCGGAAAAGAACTCGCGGCCAACGCCGTCCACGCGCTATCGCCGCGCGCCCGACGGCCATTTGTTTGGGTCAACTGCGCGTCGATTCCGGAGTCGCTGATCGATGCCGAGCTCTTCGGCTACGAAGGTGGTGCGTTCACGGGCGCCCGGACGCGCGGCAAGCCAGGCAAATTCGAACTGGCGAGCGGTGGCACGCTGTTTCTCGACGAGATTGGCGACATGCCGCTCAGCCTGCAAGCCACACTTCTGCGTGCTGTGCAGAACCAGGAGATCGTGCGAGTGGGCGGCGTCTCGCCGATCCCGATCGACACGCGCGTCATCTGCGCCACGCACCGCGATCTGCAAATGCGTGTGGATGCCGGCAAGTTCAGGGCCGACCTGTATTACCGGCTCAATGTTCTCGGCGTGCACATGCCAGCGCTGCGCGAGCGCGAGGACCTGGATTGGTTGACCGAGCAGTTGCTCGAGCGCATCGCGCAGCGAGAAGGTCTGCCGTCTCGCCGCGTGCCGCCCTCGGTACGCGCGCAATGGCGCGCGTTCGACTGGCCGGGCAACGTGCGTCAACTTGAAGCCGCGCTCCTACGCTTCCTCATATCCGGGGACGCGGGGCTGCCGACGAGACCGGCTGCGAAGCTCTCGCGGGCCGGCACCGACCCGCGTGAGGCCTCGTCAGCGACCACCTTGCAGGAACACCTCGATCGCGAGCGCGCCGCCTGCATACGGAAAACGCTGGCGGAGACCGTCGGCGACAAGGACGAAGCCGCACGACGGCTCGGGATCAGCCGTGCGACGCTGTACCGCGAACTTCGACACTTGCCCTCGTCGCTCTGA